ATCAATACATCCAGCTCGGCCAGCAAGTCAAACGGTCGCCCGAAAGGGAGCACCGACAATCCTGCAAGGCCCGCATCGCTGGCACGTTTAACGGCAGGCAGCCACCCCCGCATGCAGGAGGTGCCCCGGACACCCTAGTGGTGGTAGCCGGTCGCCTCTTCAGAAGTCACCGGCGAGGACACCGGATGCTTTTCAAAGTACTCCAGGCAGCGCTTGAAATCCTCGAGGAGCAGGTTGATCAAGTCCCGCGTCACGCCGTGGCGGACCAGTACACGCTGGATGACGAGGTCCTCACGCTTGGGCGGCATCGAGTAGGCGGGCACCTGCCAGCCACGCACACGCAGGCGGTCAGCCAGGTCGTACAGGGAATACGAAAGCTCTGCTCCGGGCTTGACCATCCAGCTCACACAGGGGATGCCCTCTGCGGGATTACCGTCGTAGATCACGGAGAAGGGCCCGAGCTTTTCGATCTCACGGGCAAAGTGCTGGGCAGTTTCGTAGCAGGCGCCATGGATCTTGCCGTAGCCCTCCTTACCCAGGCGGACGAAGTCATAGTACTGCGCGATCACCTGCCCACCGGGGCGGGAGAAATTCAGCGCAAAGGTCGGCATATCGCCACCGAGGTAGTTGACTTTGAATACAAGGTCCTCGGGCAGGTCCTGCTTTTCACGCCAGATGATCCAACCGGCCCCGAGCGGAGCGAGCCCGAACTTGTGCCCGGAGGCATTGACCGACTTAACGCGCGGCAGACGGAAGTCCCACAGCAGGTCGGGGGCACAGAAAGGAGCGAGGAAGCCGCCGCTGGCACCGTCCACGTGGATCGGAATGTCCAGCCCGGTTTCGGCCTGCAGTTTATCCAGCGCGTCGTTGACGGCCTTGACCGGCTCGAACTGGCCGGTGAAAGTGACCCCGAGAGTCGGTACGACACCGATCGTGTTTTCGTCGCAGCGCTTGATAACCTCCTCCGGTGTCATGATCAGGCGGTCGCCCTCCATGGGAATTTCGCGCAGCTCGATGTCCCAGTAGCGGGCGAACTTATGCCAGCAGACCTGGACGGGGCCGCAGATCATGTTAGGCTTTTCAGTGCTCTTACCCTCAGCGCGACGCTTGGCCCGCCAGCGCCATTTCATAGCCATCCCGCCAAGCATGGCGGCCTCACTGGAGCCGGTAGTCGAGCAGCCGACGGTGTTGGCGGCGTCGGGAGAGTTCCACAGGTCGGCGAGCATGTGCACGCAGCGGGCCTCGATCTCGGCGGTCTGCGGGTACTCGTCCTTGTCGATCATGTTCTTGTCGATGCACTCGTCCATGAGCTTGTGCACCTCAGGCTCCTCCCAGGTCTGGCAGAACGTGGCCAGATTCTGGCGGGCGTTACCATCGAGCATAAGCTCATCGTGCACGAGCTGGTAGGCATCGCGGGCGGCGGTCTCGTCTTTGGGGAAACGGTACTTGGGCAGCGAACCGGACAGACCGCTGGAGGCGAAGACCTCGTCGTTTATCTCAGAGAGAATGGAATGCTTGGCGTGTAGGGACATATCTGGTGAGGAGGATGGTGATTATAATCGGTGAAAGCGTCTCGGGTAGAAACTCGGGATGAGTCTTAACGTAAGCCCCCGCAGCGAGTCCAATTTAAAAGGCCCGGACACCCGGAGCATTAAGTGCCGTAATCCCATCGGGGCGTAAAAAAAACCGTCCATGAGCCAAGCCCATGGACGGTTTTAACAAAGCGATTCGACTGAATACGACTAGAAGCCCTTTATATCGAAGAGGCCGGTCACGCTCTCATTACTGTGAATGTGCATGATCGCCTTACCGA
This genomic interval from Ruficoccus sp. ZRK36 contains the following:
- a CDS encoding glutamate decarboxylase gives rise to the protein MSLHAKHSILSEINDEVFASSGLSGSLPKYRFPKDETAARDAYQLVHDELMLDGNARQNLATFCQTWEEPEVHKLMDECIDKNMIDKDEYPQTAEIEARCVHMLADLWNSPDAANTVGCSTTGSSEAAMLGGMAMKWRWRAKRRAEGKSTEKPNMICGPVQVCWHKFARYWDIELREIPMEGDRLIMTPEEVIKRCDENTIGVVPTLGVTFTGQFEPVKAVNDALDKLQAETGLDIPIHVDGASGGFLAPFCAPDLLWDFRLPRVKSVNASGHKFGLAPLGAGWIIWREKQDLPEDLVFKVNYLGGDMPTFALNFSRPGGQVIAQYYDFVRLGKEGYGKIHGACYETAQHFAREIEKLGPFSVIYDGNPAEGIPCVSWMVKPGAELSYSLYDLADRLRVRGWQVPAYSMPPKREDLVIQRVLVRHGVTRDLINLLLEDFKRCLEYFEKHPVSSPVTSEEATGYHH